Genomic DNA from Alistipes indistinctus YIT 12060:
CCGAGCCGGAGCTGGACCTTGCGCCCGCTCGCTGGATTTGGTATCCGTCGCAGCGCACCCTCTCCAACACGATGCTGATGCTGCGCAAGGAGTTTACGCTCGATTCGGTGCCCGAAAAGGTCTCCGGGTGGATTCTCGCCGACAGCCGCTACCGACTCTGGGTCAACGGGCAGCGTGTACAATGGGGGCCCGCACCTGCCGATCCGCGCTGGCCCGAGGCCGATCCGCTCGACATTCGGTCCTACCTGCAGAAAGGAAAGAACGTACTGGCGGCGGAGGTGCTCTACTTCGGCCTCGGCGACGGTACGTCGCCCATCGGCAAGCCCGGTTTCATCTGCAAACTGGAGGTCGGGAACCGCCTGGTAGCGAGCGACAGCACCTGGCTCGTGAGCGTGGCCCGCAGCTGGCCCGCCGGGCAGTATAAGCGCCATTACGTGCGCGCTTTCCAGGAGGAGTTCGATGCGAACCGTTATCCCGACGGTTGGCGGCAGGCGGATTATACCCCCGGCAGCGAGTGGGTCTCTGCGATGGAGCTCGGGGGGCGTGCCGACCGGTCGCAGTTGGCGACCGATTATCCGGAGTACCTGCAGGACTACTGGGCCAGCAACCGCGATGTGTCGCGGATTCGACCGCGCAGCATCCCGCTGATGCGCGAATACTGGGTTCCCGTGTCGAAACTCGCCGAGAGTATGTGGCTGACATGGGACCAGGACCCCCGGACCTATTTCGAGATGAATACGCCGCACAGCTACCGGGCCGACCGCACGCCGTGCGCCGTACAGGAGAACGACAGCACCTGGAGCGTCGTCGCTTCGGACGGCCGCGCTGCGGTGCTGACCTTCGAGCTCGGCGAACAGGTGGTCGGCTTCCCGGCTTTCACGATCGACGCCCCGGCGGGGACGGTAGTCGAACTGCTTACGCACGAGGCGCACGAGGTGGGGGGACCCGAACTGCTCAATACGCATTTCAACGCGTGGAGCCGCTGGACCTGCCGGGAGGGCCGCAACCGTTTCGAGGCGTTCGACTTCGAGAGTGCGCGCTGGCTGCAGCTGCACATTCGCAACTTTACCGGTAAAGTGACCGTCAGCGGGGTCGGCTTGCGCCGCCGCATCTTCCCGTGGCCGCACGATCCGGCGATCCGTATCGGCGACCCTGCGATCCAGCGGGTAATGGATGCGACGGTCAATACGCTGAACAATTCGGCACAGGACCTGATCGTCGACGGCATGGGCCGTGAGCGGCAGCAGTACAGCGGAGATTGCGGCCACCAGCTGCACGCCGTTATGGGGACCTTCGGCGAAACCCGCTTGCCACGCCGCTTCCTGATCACCTATTCGCAGGGACTTAGTTCCGAGGGTTATTTCCTCGACTGCTGGCCGGCTTACGACCGCCTCGCCCGCGTGATGCAGAAGCAACTCGGTCTTTCTAACTGGGGACCGCTGCTCGACCACGGGGTCGGTTTCGTATTCGACAATTATTACTACTATTGCCAGACCGGCGACACGACCCACCTGGCCGAGACGCTGCCGCGCCTGCTTCGTTCGTTCGATTACCTCACCACGTTGATGAATCCCGCAGACAGCCTGCTCCCGGTCGAGAATCTCGGCATCCCGTCGGTCTGGATCGATCATCACGGTTATAAGAAATCCCGGCACAAGATACTGGCCTTTAATCTGTATGTCTCGGCGATGTGCCAATATGCGCTCGCGCCGTTGTGCGAACTGACAGGACGCACGGCCGATGCTGTCCGCGCGAGGGCGTTCGGCGAGGCGCTGCAGCAGGCGTGCGTGCGCCGGTTCTGGTCGCCGGAGCGCCAGGTGTTCGTCTGCAACCTGCCCTGGGAGCGGGAAGAGGGTGAAACGCGCTACCACGACCGCGACCTGGCCACGGCGGTGCTTTTCGACATGTGTCCCGGCGGCAAGACGGCCCGTTCGGTCGAACTGCTTGCCGAAGAACCTGCCGAGATGGGATTTTCCTATCCGGCCAACGCGGTCTGGCGCCTCTGGGCGCTGATCAAGGCGAACCGCATCGACGTGGTGCTGAACGATCTGCGCACCCGTTGGGCGGGTATGGAGTCGGTTTCGCTGAACAATACGCTGCAGGAGGGTTGGCATGCGAAGCCCGACAACCGGGAACAGTGGAGCCACTGTCCGATTGCACCGCTGATCGTGCTGCAACAGGGTATTGCGGGTATCCGCCCGCTGGAGCCGGGTTACGGCCGGTTCGAGATAGCGCCGCAGCCGGGTGACCTCACCGATGCGGCCTTTACCGTGCAGACTGTCAAAGGACCGATCGACTTCGCCGTCAGCGGCAAGCGGGGCAACCGCCGTCTCTCGTTCACCGTTCCGGCTGGTACTACCGCCGAACTGGTGCTTCCGGCTGGGGAGAAGGTGCCGTTTCCGCCGGTTGCGTCCGAAGGGGGTGACGGGCTGCAAAACGGATTGCAGGACGGAGTAGGGCGAGGCTTGAGCGATCTGTTGCACGACGGGCAGTCGGGCGCATGCCGCTACAGGATCGACGGTGGCCGCAAGGTGGAACTGCGCCTGCGGCATTTGTAAAATCCGGTCTGTTGTCAATTCCCTGATTGCCGGCGGTTGTAGAACCTATGTCCCGGAGCGTGTGCCAATGTTCCGGAACGTTCGCAAACACTGTTTCCCGGCGGCAGGTCTCGCATCGGTAAATTTTGTGCCTGCTTTTCCGGCCTACTATCGTTACAAGGCCCGATACCGCATCCCGGACTTTCGGGCGTATGTTTATTTTTCATAATTACGACGAATTGTTGTATTTTTTACTAACTTGAGGGTGCGTTCTCCCGGAGTCGAGCCCTTTTAATCGTTGTGGTTATGAAAAAAATCCTGATCCTTGCAGCCGGTCTGGCGATCCTTTCGGACTGCACCCGTGACGCTTCCTTCCCCGGCGAAGGTGAAAATCCTCAGGCTTCCAAGGCCGCGGCAAGCGTCGTTACGTACAGCATTACCGGTCGCATCTCTTTCAGTCAGGGATGGAAAGTGGAGGACGTTGTGTTGCCCACCGGTCAGACCGGGGTTCCGCCTGGACCCAGTGATACGGTAACGGTCATCGAGTCGACCGGCTATACGGCGCATGTGGAGCTCAGTTGCGATCCCTGGCCCGGTTACGGCGAGATTTACCTCCCGTATTCGAACGGTCAGCAGGCGGTCATCCTAAGCGATTACCAGCAGTGGAATTTCCCGTGTTCGTCACCCAGCCTCAAACCGACCCTTTCCGGGATGTGGATCAACGGCTACGATCCATATGGGGAAGTCGCTCAGTTCCGTGTCAATTACACGGGTTACGACCAGTTCGGCAACCTGTCAGACACCTATTCGGCCGTGTTGCCGACGCGCCAGCCCACCAGCGGGGTAAGCCTGCCCGACAACCCCGTTTCGCTGCATTGGTCTTACAGCCGGCAGCAATGGCTGCTCATCACGGCCTTTCCGGTGCGGTCCGATCTGACCGTATCGGTCAACGGCACGCAGTTGGTTGCCACCATCCCGGCCGGAGCCAAGGGTATCCTGACCGGCAACGGCAACCCCACGCTCTTCTCTGTCACTCCCGGCATGAGCTTCTCTCCGGTGCGCGACGGCTACTACACCTATACGAAGGGTGATTTCAGCTCGGGACCCGGTTCCGCGGTATCTAACGAAATCCGGATTACGCTGACCCGTTCCGGCAACGAATGGATCATCGAGGCGACGCAGAACGTTCCCGACCGGGATGTGGTCGTCACCTGCGACGGATGGGACGTGCTCGGCGCCACTTACGTGATTCCGCAGGGACAGACTTCGGTACGTACCGGTCCGGCCGATGCGGGGTATGTCATCACCGATGTCTATTCGTACGGCTCTAAATATACTTTCGTCTGGTAGGATGATCTCGGTATGGGCAACGTTCGGTGAATCCCGGCTATTTCAATAGTCGGGATTTTTATTGGTGGGTTTCCTGTTCTTGTTCCTGCGCCTGTTCTTGTACCTGTTGCAGTGGGATTCTGTTTTTTAGGGATACGGGAGGGCACGTATTACCCCATAATTCCGCCGAGCCGGAACATGGGCAGGTACATCGAAATGAGGATGACGGCGACGAGCAGGCCGACGAGCAAGATCAGGATTGGCTCGAGCATACCTCCGAGCGAGCGGAGGCGGTGTTCGAGCTCTCCTGTGAGCACATCCCCTTCACGGCGCAGCATCTCAGGGAGACGTCCGGTTTGCTCGCCGACGCGTAGCAGCACGACGAGCCGGCGATCGTAAATCCTCCCGAAACGCTCCATTGCGTCGGACAGGCAGGAGCCTTGCTCCAATTCGCGGACTATTTCGGCGAAGGAGGTCCGGTAGGGATGGAATGTGATGATTCCCCGGAGCATATCGATGCCTTGCAGCAGCGGAACGCCTGACGAGGCGAGCAGGCAAAGCAGTTTGCAGAAACGGGCCTGCATGTTTTTACGCAGCGTGTCGCCCAACAAGGGCATCCGCAGCAGCAGATTGCCAGCCATACGCTGCACTCCTGGTCGTCCACCGAAAGTCCTCCACCAAAACCATCCTCCGAGCGCCATGAATACTGTGACGGCCAGGTACGCCGGAAACGCTTTTGACAGCGAAATGATCCATCGGGTCATGGCCGGGAGTTCGCCTCCCATGCGCGAGTAGACCTGTTCGAACATCGGTACGATGACCAGTACCATGAAAATCACGACGACAACGGCCGTGAAAAGGATGATCAGCGGATAGCTGACCGCGCCGCTGACCATGCGTCGCTGTGCGATCCGTTTGCCGTAATAGTCGGCAAGGAATGCCAGTGCTTCGTCGAGCCGTCCGGTCTCCTCGCCGATCCGAAGCACGCCGCAGTCGAGTGGGGCGAAGCGTTCGCTCCGCTCGAACGCGCGGCCCAACGATTCTCCGCGTACGACGGAGCGATACAGCTCTGTGAGCAAAGCCCGGCCGGCAGCATTCCGTTCGCCCTCGATCAAAAGTGAAAACGATCGGCTGAAATCGAGTCCCGAGGAGAGTAGCGAGTGCAGTTCGGCGAACATCGCCTCCTTGCGGGCATCCTGCAGGGGTTGTTTTGTTTGTTTCCGTGACGTGAAAAAATCGGTTAATTCCATAAGTAGGCCAGATTGTATCGGGAGAATTTGTATCAATTCAGTTCGATTCGTCATACCGATATTTCCCCTCCGCCTCAGAGAGTTTTCTGAGCAGCGGATCGGAACGGTGCCGCGGTGCGAACCCGATGCACCGCAACGAATCTTGCGCCGTTCGCAGTTCGACGACGAGCGTGTCGACAGGCCGATCTCGCGGGATTTCTGGAATCGTGCGCAGTCCGGCGACTTTCCGCAGCAGGGTATCGGTCCGTTCTCCTTGATGTACGATCAGTGCCGAATCGATTCGCTCGATCCGGCCATAAATCTCTCCCCCTCGATACAGAGCCAGCGCTCCGTTGTCCTCGGCAAGCAGGCTGTCCGACATGCCGGCCAGATCGGCCGTCCGAAAATATCTGGCGTACTGTTCCGTGCGTCCTGCGATTTGTAGCGATGTCCGGTCGAGGAACCGGCGCAGCAGTCCGAAGCCGTCCATTACTGACAAAAAGACGATGCCGCCGAGGATCATCAGGATCAGTACCTCGACCAGCGTAGATGCGGGTAATCGTTTTGTCGGATTCATCGTCATTTCCTCAGGTTTAAGGTTCGGCTGGCGTCCGTTTGGCGCCGGAGTTTACGGGATCGATCAGGTGTTTGTATTCCATCTTTTTGTGCTCTCCCGGAATTTCCATCGTCAGTGTCACACTCCACAGCTCCGGGCACGGATCGTAGGATTCGATACGAATCGTCAGCGAACCCCAGCCGAAGGTCAGCTGGGTCGTACCTTCACCGTAAGTTCCTTCCCGTACTTTTCCCAGTACGTGAGCTGCCCGGTAGTCGGCTTCGGCGCAGGCGATGCTGCCGGAGTCCCCGGCGGTGAGCCGGACGACGGTTTCAAGGCTTACGGCGAACACGACCATCAGTACGACCGATGCGACGATCGCCTCGAGCAGCGATGCCGCCGGCAGCCGGTATCCCGCTTGCAAACTTAACCCGTGCTGTGTCCGCGCTTCGTTTGCCGGTTCACTGCCGAAGTGAGTCAGGGTACCCATGCAGCCTCCTTTCTCCGGTAGCGCGTCGTGCCCCATAGCGGGTAGGCCGCCGCAGGATTTTCGAGCAATGTCATATCGTACAGCATATCTTCGTAATAACCCTCCGGGGTGTAGTACGCAAGCTGGTTCGCGACGAGGCAGCCCGATACGATGCCCTGCACCTGCGCCGCGCCGTCCGCCCACAGCAGGCCCCGCACAACGGCCGTGCGTTCCTGTCGGTAATTCGTGCGTCGTACCTCCGGGCGGCCGTCCCCGTCTACGATTACGTATCCTTCGACGCGGCTCTTCGGGCCGATCTCTGCATAGCGGCCTGGATTTTCACGGGCGACGAACACCCCCGACGGATAACCGAGCGTGACTTGCCGGCCGATCAGCACCGTATCCGTTGCGAACAACTGGGCCGTTCCCCGGAACCCGTCGCCTATATGGACCGTCCTTCCGACGACCAGTATGTTTTGCAGACGGCAAGTGCTGTCGATCACCACTTCGTCGCCGACCAGCACGATCATTCCCGCTAAATGGGTACCTTGTGCCAGATCGGCAGCATTCAGCAGCCGGGGAAACACAGTTCCGAAACCGGCCTCCAGGCTGTCGGGTGCCGTTTCCCGTGTAGTCGGGCTCTCCAGGAGATGCAGCAGGTTGTCTGTTGCCTGCCGCACACCGGGCCTGAGTGCGGGCAGCTCTTTCCCGGCGTAGCTAGCCCGTTGGCCCTCGATTCGCTCGCCGTTGAAAAAGACCGACCGGATTTGTCCGTACTGCACACCGTGCCGGGGCAGCCGGAGCTGTCCGTGCAGTACGGTACGGCCTGCCAGTGTCAGTGAAGGGGCTTCGGTCGCATACCAGAAATTGCACTCCTGCGGGAACGGATTCTCCGTTCCGAATAACCGGACCGCGACGGTCCGGGGATCGGCGGATTCGACCCGCACCGCCTCGTACAGTCCCCAGGGCCAGGCTGTAATCCGCACGCGGCTGTCCGGCAGGTTGTCGAATAGCTGTATGTTGCCGTCTGTACCGTT
This window encodes:
- a CDS encoding type II secretion system F family protein, encoding MELTDFFTSRKQTKQPLQDARKEAMFAELHSLLSSGLDFSRSFSLLIEGERNAAGRALLTELYRSVVRGESLGRAFERSERFAPLDCGVLRIGEETGRLDEALAFLADYYGKRIAQRRMVSGAVSYPLIILFTAVVVVIFMVLVIVPMFEQVYSRMGGELPAMTRWIISLSKAFPAYLAVTVFMALGGWFWWRTFGGRPGVQRMAGNLLLRMPLLGDTLRKNMQARFCKLLCLLASSGVPLLQGIDMLRGIITFHPYRTSFAEIVRELEQGSCLSDAMERFGRIYDRRLVVLLRVGEQTGRLPEMLRREGDVLTGELEHRLRSLGGMLEPILILLVGLLVAVILISMYLPMFRLGGIMG
- a CDS encoding alpha-L-rhamnosidase C-terminal domain-containing protein, with protein sequence MKRLTLTSVFALLFTGLSILSLRGAEPELDLAPARWIWYPSQRTLSNTMLMLRKEFTLDSVPEKVSGWILADSRYRLWVNGQRVQWGPAPADPRWPEADPLDIRSYLQKGKNVLAAEVLYFGLGDGTSPIGKPGFICKLEVGNRLVASDSTWLVSVARSWPAGQYKRHYVRAFQEEFDANRYPDGWRQADYTPGSEWVSAMELGGRADRSQLATDYPEYLQDYWASNRDVSRIRPRSIPLMREYWVPVSKLAESMWLTWDQDPRTYFEMNTPHSYRADRTPCAVQENDSTWSVVASDGRAAVLTFELGEQVVGFPAFTIDAPAGTVVELLTHEAHEVGGPELLNTHFNAWSRWTCREGRNRFEAFDFESARWLQLHIRNFTGKVTVSGVGLRRRIFPWPHDPAIRIGDPAIQRVMDATVNTLNNSAQDLIVDGMGRERQQYSGDCGHQLHAVMGTFGETRLPRRFLITYSQGLSSEGYFLDCWPAYDRLARVMQKQLGLSNWGPLLDHGVGFVFDNYYYYCQTGDTTHLAETLPRLLRSFDYLTTLMNPADSLLPVENLGIPSVWIDHHGYKKSRHKILAFNLYVSAMCQYALAPLCELTGRTADAVRARAFGEALQQACVRRFWSPERQVFVCNLPWEREEGETRYHDRDLATAVLFDMCPGGKTARSVELLAEEPAEMGFSYPANAVWRLWALIKANRIDVVLNDLRTRWAGMESVSLNNTLQEGWHAKPDNREQWSHCPIAPLIVLQQGIAGIRPLEPGYGRFEIAPQPGDLTDAAFTVQTVKGPIDFAVSGKRGNRRLSFTVPAGTTAELVLPAGEKVPFPPVASEGGDGLQNGLQDGVGRGLSDLLHDGQSGACRYRIDGGRKVELRLRHL